One genomic window of Melanotaenia boesemani isolate fMelBoe1 chromosome 20, fMelBoe1.pri, whole genome shotgun sequence includes the following:
- the LOC121631730 gene encoding intraflagellar transport protein 43 homolog: protein MVPEEADRGVAMRKEMDENFQLEEGGAAKNIAKSGRRARLPADQSSFEDSRHTRKTSTSASLGEDPPPKPARRQGGWAEESSGSGSAKSSRRPAAEDLEDRRLRPQTPQGSDDEGDIPVIPDLEEVQEEDLTMQVAVPPSIQVNRVMTYGDLDNDLKHYSAFQTLDGEIDLKLLTKVLAPEQEVKEDDVTWDWDHLFTEVSSELLMEWDQGENEELGQKGQ from the exons ATGGTTCCGGAAGAAGCAGACAGAGGTGTAGCAATGAGGAAAGAAATGGACGAAAACTTTCAGCTTGAAGAAGGTGGAGCGGCAAAAAAT ATTGCCAAATCTGGCCGAAGAGCTCGCCTTCCAGCAGACCAGTCTTCGTTTGAAGATTCTCGACACACAAGGAAGACCTCCACTTCTGCTTCATTGGGTGAA GACCCTCCTCCTAAACCGGCTAGGcggcagggtggctgggctgaGGAAAGCTCGGGGTCTGGTTCTGCCAA ATCATCAAGAAGACCTGCAGCTGAGGACCTGGAAGA CCGTCGCCTACGACCACAAACTCCCCAAGGATCAGATGATGAAGGAG atattCCAGTGATTCCAGATCTGGAAGAAGTGCAGGAGGAAGATCTCACTATGCAAGTGGCTGTTCCACCGAG CATCCAGGTGAACCGAGTAATGACCTATGGAGATCTGGACAATGATCTGAAGCATTATTCTGCATTCCAAACTCTT GACGGAGAGATTGACTTAAAACTCCTCACCAAGGTTTTAGCACCAGAGCAGGAGGTGAAAGAG GATGATGTGACCTGGGATTGGGATCATCTGTTTACGGAAGTGTCCTCAGAGCTGCTGATGGAATGGGATCAAGGAGAAAATGAGGAGCTAGGACAGAAGGGACAGTGA
- the tgfb3 gene encoding transforming growth factor beta-3 proprotein: MNLGKALLFFLLSNCVTVTFSLSTCTTVDIEHIRKKRVEAVRGQILSKLRMTSPPQTTGPSHVPSDILAFYNSTRELIEELGRDRHQSCGQDNTETEYYAKEIHKFDMITGLSENNDLYYCPKSITSKVFRFNVSSVEKNATNLFRAEFRALRIPNPNAKKNEQRIELYQILQKDDPKAKQRYIGGKNVLTKGTSEWVSFDVTETVREWLMYRKTNLGLEISVHCPCHTFKPNGEIIEHANEVLDVKFKGMEADYDVKKLKEQQCPHLILMMLPSHRLDAHSFSRRRKRALDTNYCFNNYEENCCVRPLYINFRKDLGWRWIHQPEGYYANFCSGPCPYLRSADTTHSSMLSLYNTLNPEASASPCCVPQDLEPLTILYYVGRSPKVEQLSNMVVKSCKCS, encoded by the exons ATGAATCTGGGCAAAGCActtctgtttttccttctctCAAACTGCGTGACAGTGACTTTCTCTTTATCCACTTGCACCACCGTGGACATCGAACacataaggaaaaaaagagtGGAGGCAGTTCGTGGACAGATTCTCAGTAAACTCAGAATGACTAGTCCGCCTCAGACAACAGGTCCAAGCCATGTACCGTCTGATATATTGGCCTTTTATAACAGCACCAGGGAGCTCATTGAGGAGCTGGGAAGAGACCGGCACCAGAGTTGCGGACAAGATAACACAGAGACTGAGTACTACGCCAAAGAGATTCACAAATTCGACATGATCACTGGTCTATCGGAAAACA ATGACCTCTACTACTGCCCTAAGAGTATCACCTCCAAGGTATTCCGCTTCAATGTGTCGTCAGTGGAGAAGAACGCCACCAACTTGTTCCGGGCTGAGTTTCGAGCTCTTCGGATCCCCAACCCCAACGCCAAGAAAAACGAGCAGAGGATTGAGCTCTACCAG ATCCTCCAGAAAGACGACCCCAAAGCCAAACAGCGCTACATCGGTGGGAAGAACGTCCTGACCAAGGGGACGTCTGAGTGGGTTTCCTTTGATGTGACAGAGACAGTGAGGGAGTGGCTGATGTACAGAA AGACCAATCTTGGCCTGGAGATCAGCGTGCACTGTCCGTGCCACACTTTTAAGCCGAATGGTGAGATCATAGAGCATGCCAACGAGGTGCTTGATGTCAAGTTCAAAG gtatggaagcaGACTATGATGTGAAAAAACTAAAGGAGCAGCAGTGTCCTCACCTGATCCTCATGATGCTCCCTTCCCACAGGCTGGATGCCCACTCCTTCTCCCGTAGGCGCAAGCGGGCACTTGACACCAATTATTGCTTTAA CAATTATGAGGAGAACTGCTGTGTGAGACCACTATATATTAATTTCCGGAAGGATTTGGGCTGGAGATGGATCCATCAGCCTGAAGGGTACTACGCTAACTTCTGCTCTGGTCCTTGCCCTTACCTTCGCAGCGCAGACACCACCCACAGCTCG ATGCTGAGCCTTTACAACACATTGAATCCTGAAGCATCTGCCTCACCCTGCTGTGTTCCTCAGGACTTGGAGCCCCTCACCATCCTATACTACGTGGGTCGTTCTCCAAAGGTCGAGCAGCTTTCGAACATGGTCGTCAAGTCTTGCAAGTGCAGCTAA